One window of Cydia pomonella isolate Wapato2018A chromosome 5, ilCydPomo1, whole genome shotgun sequence genomic DNA carries:
- the LOC133517571 gene encoding uncharacterized protein LOC133517571 isoform X2, with translation MERTLKKTVSLRQMKLLLEFLEKNRNLALGRLRSKEGRALSKKLWAECADILNVENVGSSFRNGREWAKFYTDYKARLNNKVRAMRNNETTAATGAEIELTSLETRLCNILGYNIKDLLMAKANPLSLTREAKKESKIKGKKIKLKRRRSSSDSSINSAKETLERIEESRIEVDRLKADGLFKIADSLAQMAEAQNRVAASMENLGAGVWQLLQRFGPAPGPQDGKIWDEKVQEHNILQ, from the exons ATGGAGCGAACTCTGAAAAAAACTGTGTCGTTGCGTCAAATGAAATTGTTGTTGGAGTTTTTAGAGAAGAATAGAAATCTGGCGCTCGGCCGATTGCGATCCAAGGAAGGGCGCGCGTTGTCTAAAAAATTATGGGCAGAGTGCGCGGACATTTTAAATGTTGAAAATGTCGGATCTTCATTTAGAAATGGCAGGGAATGGGCTAAG TTCTATACAGATTACAAAGCCCGACTAAACAACAAAGTAAGAGCAATGAGAAATAATGAAACCACAGCAGCAACTGGAGCAGAAATAGAACTCACTTCACTGGAAACCAGGCTGTGCAATATCCTTGGGTACAATATCAAAGATCTGCTCATGGCAAAAGCAAACCCTTTAAGCTTAACCCGAGAAGCCAAAAAAGAGTCAAAAATTAaaggaaagaaaataaaactaaaaagaaGAAGGA gtTCATCAGACAGTTCAATAAACTCTGCAAAAGAAACTCTAGAAAGAATAGAAGAATCCCGCATAGAAGTAGACAGACTTAAGGCCGACGGTCTCTTTAAAATAGCAGACAGTCTAGCACAGATGGCAGAGGCTCAGAACAGAGTAGCAGCGAGTATGGAGAACCTGGGGGCGGGAGTGTGGCAGCTCTTGCAGAGGTTTGGCCCTGCTCCGGGGCCACAGGATGGGAAAATTTGGG ATGAAAAAGTTCAAGAGCACAATATCCTGCAATGA
- the LOC133517572 gene encoding uncharacterized protein LOC133517572, which yields MKRSKLWVQACSRPDLLERSFQSLTYMHICSLHFEKRMYSKKTLKRTAIPTLFLPTHTTAHTHSQTDPEVNILDDVILRSCDKLLILKPKATQTCHKLAGPSSQFAETTDKTKYIGIDSTSQTPARLTAHIPRKRKLRDQVSKINKKLKLTEEKCQEITESQFLKGCDNFLSPKLSAIVKAQIYLRPHCKNNRYSREFKLFCLNIYYSSPLAYRFLSKTICLPSKSTLASMYLPIEPKVNQQTWDVLIATTKHMSSSEKECVLCMDEMSLKLNLFYDTKGRKEDKILGLHEVDGQQKPVAAGYAFTLMLRGITSNWKQPIGFSFISSSKIDDQLKTWITTTVQRFLQLGFNIRAFVSDLGSDFLALSKTLGISKNNSCFEIYGRKIYYIFDVPHSIKCVRNNLINYNFEFDGKTVR from the exons ATGAAAAG ATCCAAATTGTGGGTGCAAGCTTGTAGCAGACCTGATTTACTTGAAAGAAGTTTCCAGAGTCTTACGTATATGCACATTTGCAGTTTGCATTTCGAAAAGCGTATGTACAGCAAGAAAACACTAAAGAGAACAGCTATACCAACTTTATTTTTACCAACCCATACCACAGCCCATACCCATTCACAGACTGATCCTGAAGTCAACATTTTAGATGATGTAATATTGCGTTCCTGTGACAAACTACTTATTTTAAAACCAAAAGCCACTCAAACTTGCCATAAATTAGCAGGTCCATCATCACAATTTGCAGAAACCAccgataaaactaaatatataggtattgaTAGTACTTCGCAAACACCAGCAAGATTGACGGCCCACATCCCCCGGAAAAGAAAACTCAGAGACCAGGTatccaaaataaacaaaaagctAAAATTAACTGAAGAAAAATGTCAAGAGATTACTGAGAGTCAATTTCTGAAAGGCTGTGATAATTTTTTATCGCCTAAGTTAAGCGCGATCGTAAAAGCGCAAATTTATTTAAGACCACACTGTAAAAACAATAGATATAGCAGagaatttaaattgttttgccTCAATATTTACTACTCAAGCCCGCTCGCTTATCGATTCTTATCGAAGACAATTTGTTTGCCGTCCAAATCAACTTTAGCTTCCATGTACCTTCCTATAGAACCTAAAGTTAACCAACAGACGTGGGATGTTCTAATAGCTACTACGAAGCACATGTCATCTTCTGAAAAAGAATGTGTGCTTTGTATGGATGAAATGAGCCTGaagttgaatttattttatgatactaAGGGAAGGAAGGAAGATAAAATATTAGGATTACATGAAGTAGATGGGCAACAGAAACCTGTTGCTGCAGGGTATGCCTTTACCTTGATGCTCCGAGGTATAACGTCAAATTGGAAACAACCTATTGGCTTTTCCTTTATATCCAGTAGTAAAATTGATGATCAATTGAAAACATGGATAACAACTACAGTCCAACGTTTTCTACAGCTCGGATTTAATATACGAGCTTTCGTATCAGATTTAGGATCGGATTTTTTGGCACTTTCAAAAACATTAGGGATCTCGAAAAATAACTCATGTTTTGAGATTTATGGGCGCAAAATATACTACATATTTGACGTTCCTCACTCAATAAAGTGCGTTAgaaataatttgataaattacAACTTTGAGTTTGACGGCAAAACAGTTCGGTGA
- the LOC133517570 gene encoding transcription initiation factor IIB isoform X1: MASTSRIEANKVVCYAHPDAPLIEDYRAGDMICSECGLVVGDRVIDVGSEWRTFSNEKSGVDPSRVGGPENPLLSGGDLSTIIGPGRGDASFDSFGVSKYQNRRSISSTDRALINAFREINTMADRINLPKTIVDRANNLFKQVHDGKNLKGRANDAIASACLYIACRQEGVPRTFKEICAVSKISKKEIGRCFKLILKALETSVDLITTADFMSRFCSNLGLPNSVQRAATHIARKAGELDIVSGRSPISVAAAAIYMASQASEDKRSQKEIGDIAGVADVTIRQSYKLMYPFAAKLFPDDFKFATPIEFLPQM, encoded by the exons ATGGCGAGCACGTCAAG AATTGAGGCAAATAAGGTGGTCTGCTATGCTCACCCCGACGCGCCGCTTATTGAGGATTACCGGGCAGGTGACATGATCTGCTCGGAATGTGGCCTCGTCGTCGGAGACAG AGTAATTGATGTGGGTTCAGAATGGCGTACATTCAGCAACGAGAAGTCGGGAGTAGACCCCTCTCGTGTTGGTGGTCCCGAGAACCCTCTCCTCTCGGGCGGAGACCTTTCCACAATCATCGGTCCTGGCCGTGGCGATGCTTCATTTGACAGTTTTGGTGTATCAAAGTATCAGAACAGACGCAGCATTAGCAGTACAGACAGAGCTCTGATTAATGCATTCAGAGAGATCAACACAATGGCTGACCGCATTAATCTTCCCAAAACTATTGTGGACAGGGCTAACAATTTGTTTAAAcag GTACATGATGGCAAAAACTTAAAAGGCCGAGCAAATGACGCCATTGCGTCAGCATGCCTATACATTGCCTGCCGCCAGGAGGGCGTGCCTCGTACATTCAAAGAGATCTGTGCTGTCAGCAAAATCAGCAAGAAAGAGATTGGCCGGTGTTTCAAACTCATTCTCAAAGCTCTGGAGACCTCGGTGGACCTCATCACCACAGCGGACTTCATGTCCCGATTCTGCTCAAACTTGGGGCTTCCGAACTCTGTCCAAAGGGCAGCCACACATATTGCAAGGAAGGCGGGAGAGCTGGATATCGTGTCTGGACGAAGTCCTATTTCAGTTGCCGCCGCTGCTATTTATATGGCTTCTCAG GCATCAGAAGACAAACGCAGCCAGAAAGAGATCGGCGACATCGCTGGCGTGGCCGACGTTACCATCCGGCAGTCCTACAAGCTCATGTATCCATTTGCAGCTAAACTCTTCCCCGATGACTTCAAATTCGCCACACCCATCGAGTTCCTCCCACAGATGTAG
- the LOC133517570 gene encoding transcription initiation factor IIB isoform X2: MICSECGLVVGDRVIDVGSEWRTFSNEKSGVDPSRVGGPENPLLSGGDLSTIIGPGRGDASFDSFGVSKYQNRRSISSTDRALINAFREINTMADRINLPKTIVDRANNLFKQVHDGKNLKGRANDAIASACLYIACRQEGVPRTFKEICAVSKISKKEIGRCFKLILKALETSVDLITTADFMSRFCSNLGLPNSVQRAATHIARKAGELDIVSGRSPISVAAAAIYMASQASEDKRSQKEIGDIAGVADVTIRQSYKLMYPFAAKLFPDDFKFATPIEFLPQM, encoded by the exons ATGATCTGCTCGGAATGTGGCCTCGTCGTCGGAGACAG AGTAATTGATGTGGGTTCAGAATGGCGTACATTCAGCAACGAGAAGTCGGGAGTAGACCCCTCTCGTGTTGGTGGTCCCGAGAACCCTCTCCTCTCGGGCGGAGACCTTTCCACAATCATCGGTCCTGGCCGTGGCGATGCTTCATTTGACAGTTTTGGTGTATCAAAGTATCAGAACAGACGCAGCATTAGCAGTACAGACAGAGCTCTGATTAATGCATTCAGAGAGATCAACACAATGGCTGACCGCATTAATCTTCCCAAAACTATTGTGGACAGGGCTAACAATTTGTTTAAAcag GTACATGATGGCAAAAACTTAAAAGGCCGAGCAAATGACGCCATTGCGTCAGCATGCCTATACATTGCCTGCCGCCAGGAGGGCGTGCCTCGTACATTCAAAGAGATCTGTGCTGTCAGCAAAATCAGCAAGAAAGAGATTGGCCGGTGTTTCAAACTCATTCTCAAAGCTCTGGAGACCTCGGTGGACCTCATCACCACAGCGGACTTCATGTCCCGATTCTGCTCAAACTTGGGGCTTCCGAACTCTGTCCAAAGGGCAGCCACACATATTGCAAGGAAGGCGGGAGAGCTGGATATCGTGTCTGGACGAAGTCCTATTTCAGTTGCCGCCGCTGCTATTTATATGGCTTCTCAG GCATCAGAAGACAAACGCAGCCAGAAAGAGATCGGCGACATCGCTGGCGTGGCCGACGTTACCATCCGGCAGTCCTACAAGCTCATGTATCCATTTGCAGCTAAACTCTTCCCCGATGACTTCAAATTCGCCACACCCATCGAGTTCCTCCCACAGATGTAG
- the LOC133517571 gene encoding uncharacterized protein LOC133517571 isoform X1 → MERTLKKTVSLRQMKLLLEFLEKNRNLALGRLRSKEGRALSKKLWAECADILNVENVGSSFRNGREWAKFYTDYKARLNNKVRAMRNNETTAATGAEIELTSLETRLCNILGYNIKDLLMAKANPLSLTREAKKESKIKGKKIKLKRRRSSSSDSSINSAKETLERIEESRIEVDRLKADGLFKIADSLAQMAEAQNRVAASMENLGAGVWQLLQRFGPAPGPQDGKIWDEKVQEHNILQ, encoded by the exons ATGGAGCGAACTCTGAAAAAAACTGTGTCGTTGCGTCAAATGAAATTGTTGTTGGAGTTTTTAGAGAAGAATAGAAATCTGGCGCTCGGCCGATTGCGATCCAAGGAAGGGCGCGCGTTGTCTAAAAAATTATGGGCAGAGTGCGCGGACATTTTAAATGTTGAAAATGTCGGATCTTCATTTAGAAATGGCAGGGAATGGGCTAAG TTCTATACAGATTACAAAGCCCGACTAAACAACAAAGTAAGAGCAATGAGAAATAATGAAACCACAGCAGCAACTGGAGCAGAAATAGAACTCACTTCACTGGAAACCAGGCTGTGCAATATCCTTGGGTACAATATCAAAGATCTGCTCATGGCAAAAGCAAACCCTTTAAGCTTAACCCGAGAAGCCAAAAAAGAGTCAAAAATTAaaggaaagaaaataaaactaaaaagaaGAAGGAGTA gtTCATCAGACAGTTCAATAAACTCTGCAAAAGAAACTCTAGAAAGAATAGAAGAATCCCGCATAGAAGTAGACAGACTTAAGGCCGACGGTCTCTTTAAAATAGCAGACAGTCTAGCACAGATGGCAGAGGCTCAGAACAGAGTAGCAGCGAGTATGGAGAACCTGGGGGCGGGAGTGTGGCAGCTCTTGCAGAGGTTTGGCCCTGCTCCGGGGCCACAGGATGGGAAAATTTGGG ATGAAAAAGTTCAAGAGCACAATATCCTGCAATGA